The Lucilia cuprina isolate Lc7/37 chromosome 5, ASM2204524v1, whole genome shotgun sequence genome includes a window with the following:
- the LOC124420046 gene encoding protein Spindly-A-like, with protein sequence MIELETDIVSLKKELCCRNNLISELEDKIATLTAKVTCLEHKLEESLDEQHLLKTDLTARKELCDKLDIEKDKLNAELYELNDIKRKLENENEKLRLEIDKTEKGKQVSAETLEELLAKTRRDLEEQIKVDSKLSQELVRLRQTNEELLNDLAQEKQKREQHQILAHEYQVQNQELRHNLTDDRFRQARSREQSPRFPTQTL encoded by the exons ATGATAGAATTAGAAACTGATATAGTTTCCCTTAAGAAAGAACTATGCTGTCGTAATAATTTAATCTCAGAATTGGAAGATAAAATTGCCACACTTACTGCTAAAGTCACTTGTTTGGAACACAAGTTGGAAGAAAGTTTAGATGAACAGCATCTATTGAAAACTGATTTGACAGCAAGAAAAGAATTATGCGATAAATTGGATATAGAAAAGGATAAATTAAATGCAgaattatatgaattaaatgatATAAAGAGAAAG TTGGAAaacgaaaatgaaaaactacGTTTGGAAATTGATAAAACCGAAAAAGGTAAACAGGTATCAGCGGAAACCTTAGAAGAGCTATTAGCTAAAACTCGCCGTGATTTGGAAGAACAAATCAAAGTTGATAGTAAATTAAGTCAAGAACTAGTGCGTTTAAGACAAACCAATGAGGAACTACTG AATGATTTAGCTCAAGAGAAACAGAAACGTGAACAACATCAAATACTCGCTCACGAATATCAAGTACAAAATCAAGAGCTGCGTCACAATCTTACCGATGATCGTTTTCGTCAGGCTCGTTCACGCGAACAAAGTCCACGTTTTCCCACACAAACTTTatag
- the LOC111685867 gene encoding uncharacterized protein LOC111685867 isoform X2 yields the protein MKRRKLLIYWSALHAGLSLVTFLTLLLAQQADAAIIPPPWSDPEKNPCATMPGGWQLLYWPPLKKCFKIFTIGYPCPETMELGPTASIGSSKKKSISNAPLAECRCPPGTVLSAKNNKCYKIFERGPCNKGQYFSPIAETQLGIKRTTNRWGVCKTPRSCPDDMVFWPKDGKCYTKLTKGPCTKGKLIVLNDEGLAECQCQNSGPLSPYFYDLEETCHEHYTKGPCSTPGHLFLPGGRCDCHRFLPHYHEEQQMCYELNSPGPCPPGHVFIVPENSSVNDNESYGLIFSRAKCQCKDGYVPWSDGLCYRLYTRGPCGPDEFLLNATTCTRNFCGKNRLYFPDQKQCYRIGSQGPCDLYQVVVFDFTARPSVDGISYNGMCGCAGVIKNLDQQCSTPEESTTNTCESTPGMVELEGNCYKLYSRGPCGPGQWLEPIKSLTLDTARSIQTKAKCVCRPGYTPAERAANMTTAGVQQCNAPTVGLARWFLEIFG from the exons ATGAAACGACGAAAACTCTTAATCTACTGGTCAGCTTTACATGCCGGCCTAAGTTTGGTAACCTTTCTTACTCTATTACTAGCACAACAGGCGGATGCCGCTATTATACCACCACCCTGGAGTGATCCGGAAAAGAATCCTTGTGCCACCATGCCCGGCGGTTGGCAATTATTGTATTGGCCtcctttaaagaaatgttttaaaatattcaccATTGGTTATCCCTGTCCGGAAACAATGGAATTAGGCCCTACAGCCTCTATTGGTTCTAGTAAAAAGAAATCTATATCTAACGCTCCTCTAGCTGAATGTCGATGTCCCCCAGGCACTGTACTAAgtgcaaaaaacaataaatgttataaaatattcgAAAGGGGACCTTGCAATAAGGGTCAGTATTTCAGTCCGATAGCAGAGACACAATTAGGAATCAAGAG aacGACGAATCGTTGGGGTGTTTGTAAAACTCCGAGATCTTGCCCAGATGATATGGTATTTTGGCCAAAGGATGGCAAGTGTTATACGAAATTAACCAAAGGACCCTGTACCAAAGGAAAGCTAATAGTATTAAATGATGAAGGTTTGGCCGAGTGTCAG TGTCAAAATTCTGGACCCTTAAGTccttatttttatgatttagaaGAAACCTGTCATGAACATTATACCAAAGGTCCTTGCTCCACACCGGGACATCTATTTTTACCGGGAGGACGTTGTGATTGTCATCGTTTCCTGCCTCACTATCACGAAGAGCAACAAATGTGCTATGAATtaa ATTCTCCTGGTCCTTGTCCCCCGGGTCATGTTTTCATAGTGCCCGAAAATAGTAGCGTCAATGATAATGAGTCATATGGTCTTATATTTTCAAGAGCCAAATGCCAGTGTAAAGATGGTTATGTACCTTGGTCCGATGGTTTATGTTATCGTCTTTATACTAGAGGACCCTGTGGACCCGATGAATTTCTTTTGAATGCTACAACTtgtacacgaaatttttgtggtaaaaatCGTTTATATTTTCCCGATCAGAAGCAATGTTACCGCATAGGTTCACAAGGACCCTGTGATCTCTATCAGGTGGTGGTATTCGATTTTACCGCCCGTCCCTCGGTAGATGGCATATCCTATAATGGTATGTGTGGCTGTGCTGGGGTTATTAAGAATCTAGATCAACAATGCTCTACCCCCGAAGAATCAACTACAAATACTTGTGAATCCACTCCGGGAATGGTAGAGTTAGAGggtaattgttataaattatatagtAGAGGACCCTGCGGACCGGGACAATGGTTGGAACCTATTAAGTCTTTAACTCTGGATACAGCTAGATCAATACAAACTAAAGCTAAATGTGTTTGCCGTCCCGGTTATACACCCGCAGAGAGAGCAGCTAATATGACAACGGCCGGTGTGCAACAGTGTAATGCACCCACTGTGGGTTTAGCCAG atggtttttagaaatatttggttaa
- the LOC111685867 gene encoding uncharacterized protein LOC111685867 isoform X1, whose amino-acid sequence MKRRKLLIYWSALHAGLSLVTFLTLLLAQQADAAIIPPPWSDPEKNPCATMPGGWQLLYWPPLKKCFKIFTIGYPCPETMELGPTASIGSSKKKSISNAPLAECRCPPGTVLSAKNNKCYKIFERGPCNKGQYFSPIAETQLGIKRTTNRWGVCKTPRSCPDDMVFWPKDGKCYTKLTKGPCTKGKLIVLNDEGLAECQCQNSGPLSPYFYDLEETCHEHYTKGPCSTPGHLFLPGGRCDCHRFLPHYHEEQQMCYELNSPGPCPPGHVFIVPENSSVNDNESYGLIFSRAKCQCKDGYVPWSDGLCYRLYTRGPCGPDEFLLNATTCTRNFCGKNRLYFPDQKQCYRIGSQGPCDLYQVVVFDFTARPSVDGISYNGMCGCAGVIKNLDQQCSTPEESTTNTCESTPGMVELEGNCYKLYSRGPCGPGQWLEPIKSLTLDTARSIQTKAKCVCRPGYTPAERAANMTTAGVQQCNAPTVGLARYLTQHSLSQRQNSKFSTSFTMTNFQF is encoded by the exons ATGAAACGACGAAAACTCTTAATCTACTGGTCAGCTTTACATGCCGGCCTAAGTTTGGTAACCTTTCTTACTCTATTACTAGCACAACAGGCGGATGCCGCTATTATACCACCACCCTGGAGTGATCCGGAAAAGAATCCTTGTGCCACCATGCCCGGCGGTTGGCAATTATTGTATTGGCCtcctttaaagaaatgttttaaaatattcaccATTGGTTATCCCTGTCCGGAAACAATGGAATTAGGCCCTACAGCCTCTATTGGTTCTAGTAAAAAGAAATCTATATCTAACGCTCCTCTAGCTGAATGTCGATGTCCCCCAGGCACTGTACTAAgtgcaaaaaacaataaatgttataaaatattcgAAAGGGGACCTTGCAATAAGGGTCAGTATTTCAGTCCGATAGCAGAGACACAATTAGGAATCAAGAG aacGACGAATCGTTGGGGTGTTTGTAAAACTCCGAGATCTTGCCCAGATGATATGGTATTTTGGCCAAAGGATGGCAAGTGTTATACGAAATTAACCAAAGGACCCTGTACCAAAGGAAAGCTAATAGTATTAAATGATGAAGGTTTGGCCGAGTGTCAG TGTCAAAATTCTGGACCCTTAAGTccttatttttatgatttagaaGAAACCTGTCATGAACATTATACCAAAGGTCCTTGCTCCACACCGGGACATCTATTTTTACCGGGAGGACGTTGTGATTGTCATCGTTTCCTGCCTCACTATCACGAAGAGCAACAAATGTGCTATGAATtaa ATTCTCCTGGTCCTTGTCCCCCGGGTCATGTTTTCATAGTGCCCGAAAATAGTAGCGTCAATGATAATGAGTCATATGGTCTTATATTTTCAAGAGCCAAATGCCAGTGTAAAGATGGTTATGTACCTTGGTCCGATGGTTTATGTTATCGTCTTTATACTAGAGGACCCTGTGGACCCGATGAATTTCTTTTGAATGCTACAACTtgtacacgaaatttttgtggtaaaaatCGTTTATATTTTCCCGATCAGAAGCAATGTTACCGCATAGGTTCACAAGGACCCTGTGATCTCTATCAGGTGGTGGTATTCGATTTTACCGCCCGTCCCTCGGTAGATGGCATATCCTATAATGGTATGTGTGGCTGTGCTGGGGTTATTAAGAATCTAGATCAACAATGCTCTACCCCCGAAGAATCAACTACAAATACTTGTGAATCCACTCCGGGAATGGTAGAGTTAGAGggtaattgttataaattatatagtAGAGGACCCTGCGGACCGGGACAATGGTTGGAACCTATTAAGTCTTTAACTCTGGATACAGCTAGATCAATACAAACTAAAGCTAAATGTGTTTGCCGTCCCGGTTATACACCCGCAGAGAGAGCAGCTAATATGACAACGGCCGGTGTGCAACAGTGTAATGCACCCACTGTGGGTTTAGCCAGGTATTTGACGCAACATTCTCTAAGTCAACGACAAAATTCCAAATTCTCTACCAGCTTTACCATGACTAATTTTCAATTCTAA
- the LOC111685866 gene encoding centrosomal protein of 135 kDa, with product MSLSDSVFNNLRQKLDVMGYRQSLPLAAIPLVGTLFEDFIKTTESLRDSKKQIMELLEEKSCWELGVEPYKCDNSRLLQECNQLHTQIIKQQEEYEEKIQELNIKIRDLQTDKLHLQQHCEQLQQQLKLIQTKTVSTNMKNGKDTKSKKPFITTVRSGHELPALQPLQEHNSNLKCTKCNMGYYQRIEAGGISTTKTTDKNLEQLENTNKDLMDHIKFYQKKIEARDREILRLNDLLAGGRPPAALARDCCYKNFNTLNEDIDLLQREKMDSLTRMREYQEQMHEAMQRALDLEKSNRSLQKQLEELKDAALMVETQANNEIALREAEVEMLKRQLKEMMTKEKSGQDKQKLELKKGKSATVTTIDKHKINEKINEWTQRESELMQENDHLKRKVTKLKSKLQYLQKEIKEIESQHSQHLDEEKIRLKSERDFFQKEYLRLLSKAGSDKEIDFLQNQIKSKDEELRVLRSELCDRQSNALVPCLKDNQNQISSLPSTARSTASSSSSDCVQAVVLRVERERDCARAEVERVKCERDTLREKLLCTTKMHDEQMHCTQQRFEGLSERLRQLERENRELQSARMPSESQIMMLKDELECYKQQQFQLREENNKLQTTYNQLKMLHEQTERSLSDYQNKLLLAERQIESSNMRLNTLDTNRESSQQEVIRLRSEVAALKQTYVSLENEKDKILTQLDTKTEKVYQLEYELKACKEKRNMLEKQVGELEEQLR from the exons atgagTTTAAGTGATagtgtatttaataatttacgCCAAAAGTTGGATGTTATGGGCTATCGACAGTCATTGCCCTTGGCCGCCATACCACTTGTTGGAACTTTATttgaagattttataaaaactaccgAAAGTTTAAGAGAttctaaaaaacaaattatggaATTATTAGAg gaaaaatcatGTTGGGAATTGGGTGTCGAACCGTACAAGTGTGATAATTCACGTCTACTACAAGAATGCAATCAATTGCATacacaaattataaaacaacaGGAAGAATATGAGGAAAAAATACAAG aactaaatattaaaattcgagATCTGCAAACCgataaattacatttacaacaacattgtgaacaattgcaacaacaactaaaactaaTACAAACTAAAACTGTTAGTACAAATATGAAAAACGGCAAGGATACGAAAT ctaAGAAACCTTTTATTACCACCGTGCGTTCAGGACATGAACTGCCCGCTTTGCAGCCTTTACAAGAGCATAATAGTAATTTGAAATGTACAAAATGTAATATGGGTTATTATCAACGAATTGAAGCTGGTGGCATTTCAACAACTAAAACTACAGATAAAAATTTAGAACAATTAGAAAATACCAATAAAGATTTAATGGatcacataaaattttatcaaaaaaag ATAGAAGCTCGCGACCGTGAAATCTTACGTCTTAATGATCTGCTGGCCGGAGGACGTCCTCCTGCTGCCTTGGCTCGTGATTGTtgctataaaaactttaatacacTAAATGAAGATATTGATTTATTGCAACGTGAAAAAATGGATAGTCTTACGCGAATGCGTGAATATCAAGAACAAATGCATGAGGCAATGCAAAGGGCTTTGGATTTAGAGAAATCAAATCgttctttacaaaaacaattagaaGAATTAAAAGATGCCGCCTTAATGGTGGAAACACAGGCGAATAATGAAATTGCTTTGAGGGAGGCAGAAGTGGAAATGCTTAAACGGCAGTTAAAGGAAATGATGACGAAAGAGAAGAGTGGTCAGGATAAACAGAAACTAGAATTAAAGAAGGGAAAATCGGCGACAGTGACCACAAttgataaacataaaataaatgagaaaattaaTGAATGGACACAAAGAg AATCTGAACTCATGCAAGAAAATGATCACTTAAAGCGAAaagttacaaaattaaaaagcaaACTACAATACTTACAAAAAG AAATCAAAGAAATCGAATCTCAACATTCACAACATTTGGATGAAGAAAAAATACGCCTCAAATCCGAGCGAGATTTCTTTCAAAAGGAATATTTACGCCTACTTAGTAAGGCGGGTTCAGACAAAGAAATTGATTTTCTTCAAAACCAAATTAAGTCTAAAGACGAAGAACTGCGTGTTTTACGTTCAGAATTATGTGATAGACAAAGTAATGCTCTTGTGCCCTGCCTTAAAGATAATCAAAATCAAATATCTTCCTTACCCTCCACAGCACGTTCTACTGCATCTAGTTCTAGCAGTGATTGTGTTCAGGCGGTGGTCTTGAGAGTTGAAAGAGAACGTGATTGTGCTAGAGCTGAAGTAGAACGTGTTAAATGTGAAAGGGATACCTTGAGGGAGAAGCTATTGTGTACCACTAAAATGCATGATGAGCAAATGCATTGTACGCAACAGCGTTTTGAGGGACTCAGTGAACGTTTGCGGCAATTAGAAAGAGAAAATCGGGAATTGCAATCAGCACGTATGCCATCTGAGTCGCAAATAATGATGTTGAAAGATGAGCTGGAGTGTTATAAACAACAGCAGTTCCAATTGAGGGAAGAGAATAATAAGCTACAAACAACCTACAATCAATTAAA AATGCTACATGAACAAACCGAACGCTCTTTATCGGATTAtcaaaataaactattattaGCTGAACGCCAAATAGAATCCTCAAATATGCGTTTAAATACTTTAGATACAAATCGTGAGTCTTCCCAGCAGGAGGTGATAAGATTACGAAGTGAAGTAGCGGCCTTAAAACAGACTTATGTTTCTTTGGAAAATGAAAAGGATAAAATTTTG ACACAATTAGATACCAAGACAGAGAAGGTTTATCAATTGGAATATGAACTGAAAGCCTGCAAAGAAAAACGTAATATGTTAGAGAAACAGGTTGGCGAATTGGAAGAGCAATTAAGGTAA
- the LOC111685864 gene encoding general transcription factor IIH subunit 4, with protein MSDSKSSRSSSQVSLLANKPANLQCKDFQEYLRTRSADTLERLYNYPTICLAVYRELPEIARQFIIRILFAEQPVPQAVVASWGSQHYAKEQQVSTNTLSELNVWRTTAIPGGLSAWELCPTFKKNLKIALLGGGKPWSMSHTLEKDSKPRDIAFLDQYAMSRWRCVLHYMVGTGGSGKSQESEVISPDAVRILLHANLMKREDSVITITRQGFQFLLLDTQSQVWHFMLQYLDTCEERGLSLPECLSMLFQLSFSTLGRDYSSEGMSPKMLTFLQHLREFGLVFQRKRKEGRFYPTRLALNVTNKAATVPAVVLEEEKSQESGYIIVETNYRVYAYTDSPLQVAVLGLFTELLYRFPNLVVGVLTRDSVRQALRGGITADQIISYLEQYSHPNMKLTESAIKSKSPLPPTVVDQIKLWELERNRFTYTEGVVYNQFLSQADFVTLRDYAQSISVLVWQNERTRTMVVTKNGHDDVKKYWKRYSKSGG; from the exons ATGAGCGACTCTAAATCCTCACGTTCTTCCTCGCAAGTTTCTCTGCTGGCTAACAAACCGGCCAATTTGCAGTGTAAAGATTTTCAAGAATACCTGAGAACACGTTCTGCGGATACCTTGGAACGACTATACAACTATCCCACAATATGTTTGGCGGTCTATAGGGAACTGCCGGAAATAGCAAGGCAGTTTATAATACGCATATTGTTTGCCGAACAACCAGTACCTCAGGCTGTCGTAGCCTCTTGGGGTTCACAGCATTATGCCaa agAACAACAAGTTTCCACTAATACCTTAAGTGAGCTCAATGTTTGGCGTACGACTGCCATACCGGGTGGTTTATCGGCCTGGGAATTGTGCCCTACCTTCAAGAAGAATCTAAAAATCGCTTTATTGGGAGGAGGTAAACCTTGGTCGATGTCTCATACTTTGGAAAAAGATTCCAAGCCACGTGATATAGCTTTTCTCGATCAATATGCCATGTCTAGATGGCGTTGTGTGCTTCATTATATGGTGGGCACGGGCGGTTCGGGTAAAAGTCAAGAAAGCGAAGTCATTAGCCCTGATGCTGTGAGGATACTATTACATGCTAATCTTATGAAGCGTGAGGATTCGGTTATAACCATAACACGTCAGGGTTTCCAGTTTCTTTTGCTGGATACACAATCCCAGGTTTGGCACTTTATGCTGCAGTATTTAGACACCTGCGAAGAGAGAGGTCTATCTTTGCCCGAGTGTCTGAGCATGTTGTTTCAACTTAGTTTCTCTACTCTGGGTAGAGACTACAGTTCTGAGGGCATGTCACCCAAAATGTTAACGTTCCTGCAACATTTAAGAGAATTTGGTTTAGTATTTCAACGCAAACGTAAAGAGGGCAGATTTTATCCCACCCGCTTGGCTTTAAATGTCACCAATAAAGCAGCTACTGTGCCAGCGGTCGTTTTGGAAGAGGAAAAATCTCAGGAAAGTGGCTACATAATAGTGGAGACAAATTATCGTGTTTATGCCTATACTGATTCACCTTTACAAGTCGCTGTCTTGGGTCTATTTACAGAATTACTGTATCGTTTTCCCAATTTAGTGGTGGGTGTCTTGACTCGCGACTCTGTGCGTCAGGCTCTCAGAGGAGGCATTACGGCCGATCAAATTATAAGCTATTTAGAACAATACTCTCATCCCAATATGAAATTAACGGAATCGGCTATTAAGTCAAAATCTCCCTTACCACCCACGGTAGTGGATCAAATTAAACTGTGGGAATTGGAACGTAATCGTTTTACCTATACCGAGGGTGTGGTATATAATCAATTTTTATCGCAGGCCGATTTTGTAACCCTACGCGACTATGCTCAATCGATTAGTGTGCTGGTGTGGCAAAATGAAAGAACACGTACAATGGTAGTGACGAAAAATGGTCATGATGATGTTAAGAAATATTGGAAAAGATACTCAAAGAGTGGTGGCTAA
- the LOC111685863 gene encoding probable Ufm1-specific protease 2, with product MLPKLKISSFLLKRLEQVKQQCSGCLFGVFYAEGTLLLMGFNVESTIGQLNYEQIQHKFPAELDLCGLVKFGHCTDAEAHLTEIFKDVDITDNPILLNCELGTLVGLKASFLMHGKLQQVPYEVLEAEFIYRDFCFTRLKFSWTIYTEDNPLAVRKEMHALRKTISGGSLAFNIAPSQVYITNGGAQGSGYAGAKNSINNDSVIREVLSSLQEAIYYQQEDKENSTERKSKKSTATDIQLNALFGALGCDYDIINIDVLRCKTRELTEADSSNKTMASMSMCLKPAERKFSIPIEVESMAILSKTTKVGRLYDILIESICRALRLCEQSINEHLEESESKQLMAPRMFNFFPQEFGHFISCCYLDGLADDNSIMQEKRKRLHRHFGLSVTRPYFRRSNACLFRNDINNNAPLLNTHVGLKPSGVQDGKLYLVQGNYHYYHYLQQQMQDKGWGCAYRSLQTICSWFLLQGYTERAVPTHLEIQQYLVKIGDKPQQFKGSSQWIGSTEVGMCLQGFLNVDSKIQHCASGSELALIASDLAMHFQTQGTPIMIGGGVLAHTIIGIDYCVQSGQVKFLILDPHYTGEDDLHTIQAKGWCGWKGMDFWDKKSYYNLCMPQRPIMF from the exons atgttgcctaaattgaaaatttcctcatttttattaaag CGTTTGGAGCAAGTTAAACAACAATGCAGTGGCTGTTTGTTTGGTGTATTTTATGCCGAGGGTACTTTGCTTTTGATGGGCTTTAATGTTGAGTCCACTATAGGACAATTGAATTATGAGCAAATACAACATAAATTCCCCGCAGAATTGGATTTATGTGGTCTGGTGAAATTTGGTCATTGTACCGATGCTGAGGCCCATTTAACAGAGATATTCAAAGATGTTGACATCACCGATAATCCTATACTATTGAATTGTGAACTCGGCACTTTGGTGGGTTTGAAGGCCTCATTTTTAATGCATGGCAAACTGCAGCAGGTGCCCTATGAAGTTTTAGAGGCAGAGTTTATTTATCGCGATTTTTGTTTTACCCGTTTGAAATTTAGCTGGACTATTTATACCGAAGATAATCCGTTGGCGGTGCGCAAGGAAATGCATGCTTTGCGCAAAACTATTTCCGGCGGCAGTTTAGCATTTAATATAGCTCCTTCACAGGTGTATATAACTAATGGTGGTGCCCAAGGTTCGGGTTATGCGGGTGCTAAAAACTCCATTAACAATGATTCTGTTATAAGAGAGGTTTTAAGCTCTCTGCAGGAGGCCATTTACTATCAGCAGGAAGATAAGGAAAATTCGACAGAAAGAAAGAGTAAAAAGTCTACTGCTACAGATATACAACTGAATGCTTTATTTGGAGCCTTGGGTTGTGATTATGATATCATAAATATAGATGTTTTACGCTGCAAGACAAGGGAATTGACAGAGGCCGATAGTAGCAATAAAACCATGGCCTCCATGAGCATGTGCTTAAAGCCGGCAGAACGTAAATTTAGTATACCCATAGAAGTGGAATCAATGGCTATATTAAGTAAAACTACTAAAGTGGGTAGACTGTATGACATATTAATTGAGAGTATTTGTCGTGCTTTGCGTTTGTGTGAGCAGAGCATTAATGAGCATTTGGAGGAAAGTGAATCAAAGCAATTAATGGCACCTCGAATGTTTAATTTCTTTCCACAG GAATTTGGTCATTTTATATCCTGTTGCTATTTGGATGGTCTGGCTGATGACAATAGTATAATGCAGGAAAAACGCAAACGTTTACATCGTCACTTTGGATTGAGTGTAACACGACCCTATTTTAGACGTTCCAATGCTTGTTTATTCCGTAACGACATCAACAACAATGCTCCACTGCTGAACACTCATGTGGGCCTTAAGCCAAGTGGTGTTCAAGATGGTAAACTTTATCTAGTGCAGGGCAActatcattattatcattatttgcAGCAACAAATGCAGGATAAGGGTTGGGGTTGTGCCTATAGATCTTTGCAGACTATATGCTCTTGGTTTTTGCTGCAGGGTTATACGGAAAGAGCGGTGCCTACGCACTTGGAAATACAACAATATTTGGTTAAAATTGGTGATAAACCTCAACAATTTAAGGGTTCTTCTCAGTGGATAG GTTCCACTGAGGTGGGCATGTGTCTGCAGGGTTTTCTTAATGTAGACTCCAAAATACAACATTGTGCCTCCGGTTCGGAGTTAGCTCTCATCGCTTCCGATCTGGCTATGCATTTTCAGACTCAGGGTACTCCCATTATGATTGGCGGCGGTGTTTTGGCTCATACTATTATTGGTATTGACTATTGTGTGCAATCGGGTCAAGTGAAATTCCTTATTTTAGATCCTCACTATACCGGAGAGGATGATTTGCATACCATTCAGGCCAAAGGTTGGTGCGGCTGGAAGGGTATGGATTTCTGGGATAAGAAAAGTTACTATAATTTGTGTATGCCACAAAGACCCATTATGTTTTAG
- the LOC111687017 gene encoding ubiquitin-conjugating enzyme E2 R2: MSHSLASTSSTNSSSSATPSSSAVRALALEYKSLQEEPVEGFRVKLVNDDNLFEWEVAIFGPPDTLYQGGYFKAHMKFPHDYPYSPPSIRFLTKVWHPNVYENGDLCISILHPPVDDPQSGELPCERWNPTQNVRTILLSVISLLNEPNTYSPANVDASVMYRRWRDSQGKDNEYPNIIRKQALAANAEAKKEGIVVPMTLEDYCIKPKRKETNEPTLDSNFFDDVFDLETEDDLPTDDDDEDDDEEEDEDDDDDNADDSGKGETT, translated from the exons ATGTCACATTCATTGGCCTCCACTTCTTCTACAAATTCTTCATCATCGGCCACACCCAGCAGCTCAGCGGTACGAGCTTTGGCCTTAGAATATAAATCTCTACAAGAGGAACCAGTCGAGGGATTTCGCGTTAAATTGGTGAATGACGATAATCTATTCGAATGGGAGGTAGCCATATTTGGTCCACCCGATACTCTTTATCAGGGTGGCTATTTTAAGGCTCATATGAAATTTCCTCATGATTATCCCTATTCACCACCTTCCATTCGTTTTCTAACCAAAGTTTGGCATCCGAATGTTTATGAAAATGGTGATTTGTGTATATCTATACTACATCCGCCGGTCGATGATCCACAGAGCGGTGAGCTGCCATGTGAACGTTGGAATCCTACACAGAATGTACGAACCATATTGTTGTCGGTAATTTCGTTGCTCAATGAACCGAATACATATTCGCCGGCTAATGTTGATGCCTCCGTTATGTATCGACGATGGAGAGATTCTCAG GGTAAAGATAATGAATATCCCAATATAATACGTAAACAAGCATTAGCTGCCAATGCTGAGGCCAAAAAAGAAGGCATTGTTGTACCCATGACCCTCGAAGATTATTGCATTAAACCAAAACGAAAAGAAACAAATGAACCAACACTGGACTCAAATTTCTTTGATGATGTCTTCGATTTAGAAACTGAAGATGATTTACCAACCGATGACGATGATGAAGATGACGATGAGGAGGAGGAtgaagatgatgacgatgataatGCAGATGATAGTGGTAAAGGTgaaacaacataa